From Coffea arabica cultivar ET-39 chromosome 2e, Coffea Arabica ET-39 HiFi, whole genome shotgun sequence, the proteins below share one genomic window:
- the LOC113733376 gene encoding replication protein A 70 kDa DNA-binding subunit B-like isoform X3, producing the protein MTNMLSIRDIAPNMKNWCCIVTVQEKQQVTDSMGTPTKKQKLIFYDSEGSRVEGIIFNADIPKMSPVLQVYRKYRISNADVRSIPPKFQTSDLTVQWVITAKTVIEEVNREEDIMPVKFTFTEFADLAQYMDDKSKSVDVLGVVISSLEKKTITKNSKQSNVQKFVLLNEQSQTVMLSLWDNFLNNERQILLNTIQAYPVVIGRRLKVNNYNGVSLSTWFDSALLVDPPIQEARELKNWAMRNTKLIASLIETKSYIKYNPELFLKADQKTTLICNVSLSQKTTLVKAKISFEHIFQKYWYMSCGKCNCATAADYDIEFTCNSCKQKSPVVPRCRFDVDLSDDSGVIPVSVFGDLAEKLLTFTALEAMDHFNQVILASCGC; encoded by the exons ATGactaacatgttatcaatcagaGATATCGCTCCTAATATGAAAAATTGGTGCTGTATTGTAACTGTTCAAGAAAAGCAACAAGTTACTGATTCAATGGGAACACCgaccaagaaacaaaaattgatCTTCTACGACTCCGAG GGTTCTAGAGTAGAAGGCATCATTTTCAATGCTGACATACCTAAGATGAGTCCTGTTCTTCAAGTTTATCGAAAGTACAGGATCTCAAATGCTGATGTCAGAAGCATTCCACCAAAATTTCAGACCTCTGACTTGACTGTGCAATGGGTGATTACTGCTAAGACTGTTATTGAAGAAGTTAATAGGGAAGAAGACATCATGCCTGTTAAATTTACCTTCACAGAGTTTGCAGATTTAGCTCAATACATGGACGACAAAAGCAAGTCTGTAG ACGTTCTGGGAGTTGTAATCAGTTCATTAGAGAAGAAAACGATAACTAAGAACTCCAAACAGTCAAATGTTCAGAAATTTGTCCTCCTTAATGAACA GTCTCAAACAGTGATGCTATCTTTGTGGGATAACTTTTTGAACAATGAAAGACAGATTTTATTGAATACCATTCAGGCCTATCCAGTTGTCATCGGCCGCAGATTAAAAGTTAACAACTACAATG GAGTTTCACTCTCTACCTGGTTTGATTCTGCACTTCTTGTTGACCCACCCATACAGGAAGCAAGAGAGTTGAAGAATTG GGCAATGAGAAATACTAAATTAATTGCAAGCCTGATTGAAACAAAGAGTTACATCAAATACAATCCTGAACTCTTTTTGAAAGCAGACCAAAAGACTACTTTAATCTGTAATGTTTCTCTGTCACAGAAG ACTACGCTGGTCAAGGCAAAAATCTCTTTTGAGCACATTTTCCAGAAATATTGGTATATGAGCTGTGGAAAATGCAACTGCGCTACTGCAGCAGACTACGACATTGAGTTTACCTGCAATTCATGCAAGCAGAAGAGTCCTGTTGTGCCCAG ATGTCGGTTCGACGTTGATTTAAGTGATGACAGCGGAGTTATACCAGTCTCGGTCTTTGGCGACCTGGCAGAGAAGCTTCTCACCTTCACCGCCCTTGAAGCAATGGATCATTTTAACCAAGTTATTTTAGCTTCATGTGGTTGTTAG
- the LOC113732778 gene encoding uncharacterized protein isoform X2 — protein MGLGPRLQLIRNLYRAKNQIPELSRLLGSSGRYSNVISHDSKSWGNSSCLDGRYLNHQSCNKWTVPLAICRTMSSCVTKDPRGLPWTPGTKIILQATTVAELSNFGYARFVTTQAKAPAQARLMGALQVSMQSPGIVYEPYAPREKIPFWRRWFTRSGWRRTKDDLILELKTAYAIAKLRKSGYSKQKFYNEAFDLYKEISTKVANGDKTSLRKLVTEKMYSALKNEIKQRESRWSKMYWELVEPAVQIQTLRARLIAIDRENLNKAFAQLTLEFLTKQKYEAYDTNGTVVAGDKDKEVLVREIWVFEKSLFHPGAYWRLCGRINTS, from the exons ATGGGTTTGGGTCCTCGATTGCAATTGATCCGGAATCTCTATCGAGCAAAAaatcaaattccagaattgtcCCGTTT GCTTGGGAGCTCAGGAAGATATTCAAATGTCATTTCACATG ATTCCAAATCCTGGGGCAATTCCTCTTGTTTGGATGGAAGATATCTTAATCATCAATCATGTAATAAAT GGACTGTTCCGCTAGCTATTTGTAGGACCATGTCATCCTGTGTAACTAAGGACCCTAGAGGACTTCCTTGGACTCCTGGTACTAAAATCATACTTCAAGCAACAACGGTAG CTGAGCTATCCAATTTTGGCTATGCTAGATTTGTTACAACACAAGCAAAAGCTCCAGCCCAAGCACGACTAATG GGAGCACTTCAGGTATCTATGCAGAGTCCTGGAATTGTGTATGAGCCATATGCACCTCGTGAAAAGATTCCTTTCTGGAGAAG GTGGTTTACAAGAAGTGGTTGGCGTAGAACAAAAGATGATCTTATTTTAGAG ctcaaaactGCGTATGCCATTGCTAAATTGCGAAAATCTGGATACTCTAAACAGAAGTTCTATAATGAAGCTTTTGACTTATACAAAGAG ATAAGTACTAAAGTTGCTAATGGAGACAAAACATCATTGAGGAAATTAGTTACAGAGAAGATGTATTCT GCTCTCAAGAATGAAATCAAGCAAAGAGAATCCAGGTGGAGTAAAATGTATTGGGAACTGGTGGAACCAGCAGTTCAAATACAAACACTACGTGCTCGACTG ATTGCCATTGATCGGGAAAATCTTAATAAGGCGTTTGCACAGCTTACACTTGAATTTTTGACTAAACAG AAGTATGAGGCATATGATACAAATGGAACTGTTGTTGCTGGAGACAAGGACAAGGAG GTTCTTGTGCGTGAGATATGGGTTTTTGAGAAATCTCTCTTCCACCCTGGAGCATATTGGCGTCTATGTGGACGAATCAACACTTCGTGA
- the LOC113732778 gene encoding uncharacterized protein isoform X1 produces the protein MGLGPRLQLIRNLYRAKNQIPELSRLLGSSGRYSNVISHDSKSWGNSSCLDGRYLNHQSCNKWTVPLAICRTMSSCVTKDPRGLPWTPGTKIILQATTVAELSNFGYARFVTTQAKAPAQARLMGALQVSMQSPGIVYEPYAPREKIPFWRRWFTRSGWRRTKDDLILEQTAGNSHFSKLRMPLLNCENLDTLNRSSIMKLLTYTKRFAFAIKKLLCGRTLISTKVANGDKTSLRKLVTEKMYSALKNEIKQRESRWSKMYWELVEPAVQIQTLRARLIAIDRENLNKAFAQLTLEFLTKQKYEAYDTNGTVVAGDKDKEVLVREIWVFEKSLFHPGAYWRLCGRINTS, from the exons ATGGGTTTGGGTCCTCGATTGCAATTGATCCGGAATCTCTATCGAGCAAAAaatcaaattccagaattgtcCCGTTT GCTTGGGAGCTCAGGAAGATATTCAAATGTCATTTCACATG ATTCCAAATCCTGGGGCAATTCCTCTTGTTTGGATGGAAGATATCTTAATCATCAATCATGTAATAAAT GGACTGTTCCGCTAGCTATTTGTAGGACCATGTCATCCTGTGTAACTAAGGACCCTAGAGGACTTCCTTGGACTCCTGGTACTAAAATCATACTTCAAGCAACAACGGTAG CTGAGCTATCCAATTTTGGCTATGCTAGATTTGTTACAACACAAGCAAAAGCTCCAGCCCAAGCACGACTAATG GGAGCACTTCAGGTATCTATGCAGAGTCCTGGAATTGTGTATGAGCCATATGCACCTCGTGAAAAGATTCCTTTCTGGAGAAG GTGGTTTACAAGAAGTGGTTGGCGTAGAACAAAAGATGATCTTATTTTAGAG CAAACAGCAGGAAATTCACATTT ctcaaaactGCGTATGCCATTGCTAAATTGCGAAAATCTGGATACTCTAAACAGAAGTTCTATAATGAAGCTTTTGACTTATACAAAGAGGTTTGCTTTTGCCATCAAGAAATTACTCTGCGGTAGAACTTTG ATAAGTACTAAAGTTGCTAATGGAGACAAAACATCATTGAGGAAATTAGTTACAGAGAAGATGTATTCT GCTCTCAAGAATGAAATCAAGCAAAGAGAATCCAGGTGGAGTAAAATGTATTGGGAACTGGTGGAACCAGCAGTTCAAATACAAACACTACGTGCTCGACTG ATTGCCATTGATCGGGAAAATCTTAATAAGGCGTTTGCACAGCTTACACTTGAATTTTTGACTAAACAG AAGTATGAGGCATATGATACAAATGGAACTGTTGTTGCTGGAGACAAGGACAAGGAG GTTCTTGTGCGTGAGATATGGGTTTTTGAGAAATCTCTCTTCCACCCTGGAGCATATTGGCGTCTATGTGGACGAATCAACACTTCGTGA
- the LOC113733376 gene encoding replication protein A 70 kDa DNA-binding subunit B-like isoform X4 translates to MVQKKTAKLEMLYSMKYFSSVSYISFLHSGISGYPYPLVYLLMLFHPYITFQIIHFFASSFFRMTNMLSIRDIAPNMKNWCCIVTVQEKQQVTDSMGTPTKKQKLIFYDSEGSRVEGIIFNADIPKMSPVLQVYRKYRISNADVRSIPPKFQTSDLTVQWVITAKTVIEEVNREEDIMPVKFTFTEFADLAQYMDDKSKSVDVLGVVISSLEKKTITKNSKQSNVQKFVLLNEQSQTVMLSLWDNFLNNERQILLNTIQAYPVVIGRRLKVNNYNGVSLSTWFDSALLVDPPIQEARELKNWAMRNTKLIASLIETKSYIKYNPELFLKADQKTTLIYYAGQGKNLF, encoded by the exons ATGGTACAAAAAAAGACTGCAAAACTAGAAATGTTGTATTCAATGAAGTATTTCAGTTCAGTTAGCTATATATCTTTCTTGCATTCAGGTATATCTGGATATCCCTATCCCTTAGTTTACTTATTAATGTTATTTCATCCGTATATCACTTTCCAGATTATACatttttttgcttcttcttttttcaggATGactaacatgttatcaatcagaGATATCGCTCCTAATATGAAAAATTGGTGCTGTATTGTAACTGTTCAAGAAAAGCAACAAGTTACTGATTCAATGGGAACACCgaccaagaaacaaaaattgatCTTCTACGACTCCGAG GGTTCTAGAGTAGAAGGCATCATTTTCAATGCTGACATACCTAAGATGAGTCCTGTTCTTCAAGTTTATCGAAAGTACAGGATCTCAAATGCTGATGTCAGAAGCATTCCACCAAAATTTCAGACCTCTGACTTGACTGTGCAATGGGTGATTACTGCTAAGACTGTTATTGAAGAAGTTAATAGGGAAGAAGACATCATGCCTGTTAAATTTACCTTCACAGAGTTTGCAGATTTAGCTCAATACATGGACGACAAAAGCAAGTCTGTAG ACGTTCTGGGAGTTGTAATCAGTTCATTAGAGAAGAAAACGATAACTAAGAACTCCAAACAGTCAAATGTTCAGAAATTTGTCCTCCTTAATGAACA GTCTCAAACAGTGATGCTATCTTTGTGGGATAACTTTTTGAACAATGAAAGACAGATTTTATTGAATACCATTCAGGCCTATCCAGTTGTCATCGGCCGCAGATTAAAAGTTAACAACTACAATG GAGTTTCACTCTCTACCTGGTTTGATTCTGCACTTCTTGTTGACCCACCCATACAGGAAGCAAGAGAGTTGAAGAATTG GGCAATGAGAAATACTAAATTAATTGCAAGCCTGATTGAAACAAAGAGTTACATCAAATACAATCCTGAACTCTTTTTGAAAGCAGACCAAAAGACTACTTTAATCT ACTACGCTGGTCAAGGCAAAAATCTCTTTTGA
- the LOC113733376 gene encoding uncharacterized protein isoform X1, with product MLLHCLRLLQQFSVDSYVKIETSRLDFHRHRQNVIRSEILQGVLDSVSIGQSEGSKVGRRIVLPSSFIGGPRDMRRRYLDAMALVQKYGKPDIFLTMTCNPAWKEIQDNLKYHEKPQDRPDLLARVFRAKFEMLKSEILNKQIFGEVAACVYVIEFQKRGFPHAHLLLILKPQYKLLNPESYDKVVCAELPDRTRYPYLYNLIVKHMIHGPCGDMDKTCPCMRDGSCKSHYPRDFCSQTTHAEDGYPHYRRRDDGRKIKIRRFTLDNRWVVPYNPYLLALFDCHINVEICSTIKLVKYLYKYVFKVHDLVSFKVVTDAGPPDIDEINEFQKGRYISPLEAFWRIYEFRLNEMTPSVYTLQVHLPNQQFVSFDKNSDLLLLLAKADFSKTMLTEFFKMNATNAVAENLKCFYRDFPQHFVWTAKYRHWTERKRRKVIGRLVSVSPTEGERYYLRLLLTHVPGPTSFDDLLTVNNKKMSSFRDAAFALGLLQSDSYIEETLEEAVAFQMPSSLRLLFATLLVYCSPTNPKMLWEKFEPDFSRDYERHQQYHPCSPDEIRRLVLADINRLLGQMGKNISDYQLVPHNLMSSYSTSLTKEIEYERNISVPSEDMLLSSRLNSEQKYAYDLILQACFSSHGHPFFIDGPGGTGKTFLYRSLLATLRSQGHIAIAVATSGIAASILPGGRTAHSRFKIPLDFSKSKTCQLSKQGSVAKLLSESKLILWDEASMARRETIEAFDDLLRDIMECNLPFGGKVVVFGGDFRQTLPVIEQSTKEVLLQSCFLNSPLWPQLHKLKLSENMRAILDPQFSEFLLSVGEGKEPVDLNGEITLSTDLVIPYNDKEESLNRLNNLLLCWFICLTFYLYNS from the coding sequence ATGCTATTGCACTGCCTTAGGCTTCTACAGCAATTTTCTGTTGATTCTTATGTGAAGATAGAAACTTCGAGGTTGGACTTCCATAGGCATCGACAAAATGTGATAAGATCGGAGATTCTCCAAGGAGTCTTGGACAGTGTTTCTATAGGCCAGTCTGAAGGGTCTAAAGTCGGTCGTAGGATAGTTCTTCCATCCTCTTTTATCGGCGGCCCGAGAGACATGAGGCGCCGGTATCTTGATGCAATGGCGCTCGTTCAGAAATATGGTAAACCTGATATTTTCCTTACCATGACCTGCAATCCAGCATGGAAAGAAATTCAGGACAATCTAAAGTATCATGAGAAGCCGCAAGATAGACCGGATCTTCTAGCCAGAGTTTTTAGAGCTAAATTTGAGATGCTCAAGTCTGAAATTTTGAATAAGCAGATTTTTGGTGAGGTCGCAGCATGTGTCTATGTTATTGAGTTTCAAAAGCGTGGCTTTCCCCATGCTCATTTACTCTTGATCTTAAAACCTCAGTACAAGCTGCTTAATCCTGAATCTTATGATAAAGTTGTCTGTGCAGAGTTACCTGATCGTACTCGTTACCCTTACCTATACAATCTTATTGTCAAGCATATGATCCACGGCCCTTGCGGGGATATGGATAAAACTTGCCCTTGTATGAGAGACGGTTCATGCAAAAGTCATTATCCCAGAGATTTTTGTTCACAAACAACTCATGCTGAAGATGGTTACCCACATTATAGAAGAAGGGATGATGGTAGAAAAATAAAGATCCGACGGTTTACTCTCGATAATAGGTGGGTTGTGCCTTACAACCCGTACCTCCTTGCTTTGTTTGATTGCCACATAAACGTCGAGATCTGTTCGACTATAAAGCTGGTGAAGTACTTGTACAAGTATGTGTTTAAAGTTCATGATCTGGTTTCTTTTAAGGTCGTAACTGATGCCGGTCCTCCTGATATCGATGAAATTAATGAGTTTCAAAAGGGTAGATATATTTCGCCTCTCGAGGCTTTTTGGCGCATCTATGAATTTCGTCTAAATGAGATGACTCCTTCTGTTTATACACTCCAAGTTCACCTTCCAAATCAGCAGTTTGTTTCCTTTGATAAAAACTCAGATCTCTTGCTATTATTAGCCAAGGCTGACTTTTCAAAAACCATGTTAACtgagtttttcaaaatgaatgcAACAAATGCAGTGGCTGAAAATCTTAAATGTTTCTATAGGGATTTCCCTCAGCATTTCGTTTGGACTGCTAAGTATAGACACTGGACAGAAAGGAAACGTCGGAAAGTGATAGGTAGACTTGTTAGTGTTAGTCCAACAGAGGGAGAGCGATATTATCTACGCCTTCTCTTAACTCATGTTCCTGGACCGACATCATTCGATGATCTGTTAACTGTGaacaacaaaaaaatgagtTCGTTCAGAGATGCTGCCTTTGCACTTGGTCTGTTACAATCTGATTCGTATATAGAAGAAACGCTTGAAGAGGCTGTTGCGTTTCAGATGCCATCTTCGCTCAGGCTCTTATTTGCCACTCTTCTGGTATATTGTTCTCCAACTAATCCCAAAATGTTATGGGAGAAGTTTGAACCAGATTTCTCTAGAGATTATGAAAGACATCAGCAATATCATCCCTGCTCTCCTGACGAAATTAGGAGACTTGTTCTGGCTGATATTAACAGATTGCTTGGCCAGATGGGTAAAAATATTAGTGACTACCAATTGGTGCCACATAATCTCATGAGTTCATATAGCACGTCCCTGACGAAGGAAATTGAGTACGAGAGAAACATCAGCGTACCGTCAGAGGATATGTTACTGTCTTCCAGATTAAATTCTGAACAGAAATATGCTTATGATTTAATCTTGCAAGCATGTTTCTCTTCGCATGGCCATCCTTTTTTTATTGATGGTCCGGGGGGTACCGGTAAAACTTTTTTGTACCGGTCGCTCCTCGCTACTTTGAGATCACAAGGTCATATCGCCATTGCAGTGGCGACATCTGGAATTGCAGCATCTATCCTACCTGGAGGAAGAACTGCACATTCAAGATTTAAAATACCTCTTGACTTTTCAAAGAGCAAAACTTGCCAGCTTAGCAAGCAAGGTAGCGTTGCGAAGTTGCTCTCTGAATCCAAATTGATCTTGTGGGATGAGGCTTCAATGGCCAGACGAGAAACTATTGAAGCATTTGATGATTTGCTGAGAGATATTATGGAATGTAACCTGCCTTTTGGGGGCAAAGTTGTCGTTTTTGGTGGGGATTTCCGACAAACACTGCCTGTAATTGAGCAATCAACAAAAGAGGTCCTTTTACAGTCCTGCTTTCTTAATTCCCCTTTATGGCCTCAACTTCATAAGCTAAAGCTGTCAGAAAATATGCGAGCTATATTAGATCCTCAGTTTTCTGAATTCTTATTAAGTGTGGGCGAAGGAAAGGAACCTGTTGACCTGAATGGTGAAATAACTCTCTCCACAGATTTAGTCATTCCTTATAACGATAAAGAAGAGTCGCTGAACAGGTTAAATAATTTACTACTATGCTGGTTTATCTGTCTGACTTTTTACCTATATAATTCCTAA
- the LOC113733376 gene encoding replication protein A 70 kDa DNA-binding subunit B-like isoform X2, which yields MVQKKTAKLEMLYSMKYFSSVSYISFLHSGISGYPYPLVYLLMLFHPYITFQIIHFFASSFFRMTNMLSIRDIAPNMKNWCCIVTVQEKQQVTDSMGTPTKKQKLIFYDSEGSRVEGIIFNADIPKMSPVLQVYRKYRISNADVRSIPPKFQTSDLTVQWVITAKTVIEEVNREEDIMPVKFTFTEFADLAQYMDDKSKSVDVLGVVISSLEKKTITKNSKQSNVQKFVLLNEQSQTVMLSLWDNFLNNERQILLNTIQAYPVVIGRRLKVNNYNGVSLSTWFDSALLVDPPIQEARELKNWAMRNTKLIASLIETKSYIKYNPELFLKADQKTTLICNVSLSQKTTLVKAKISFEHIFQKYWYMSCGKCNCATAADYDIEFTCNSCKQKSPVVPRCRFDVDLSDDSGVIPVSVFGDLAEKLLTFTALEAMDHFNQVILASCGC from the exons ATGGTACAAAAAAAGACTGCAAAACTAGAAATGTTGTATTCAATGAAGTATTTCAGTTCAGTTAGCTATATATCTTTCTTGCATTCAGGTATATCTGGATATCCCTATCCCTTAGTTTACTTATTAATGTTATTTCATCCGTATATCACTTTCCAGATTATACatttttttgcttcttcttttttcaggATGactaacatgttatcaatcagaGATATCGCTCCTAATATGAAAAATTGGTGCTGTATTGTAACTGTTCAAGAAAAGCAACAAGTTACTGATTCAATGGGAACACCgaccaagaaacaaaaattgatCTTCTACGACTCCGAG GGTTCTAGAGTAGAAGGCATCATTTTCAATGCTGACATACCTAAGATGAGTCCTGTTCTTCAAGTTTATCGAAAGTACAGGATCTCAAATGCTGATGTCAGAAGCATTCCACCAAAATTTCAGACCTCTGACTTGACTGTGCAATGGGTGATTACTGCTAAGACTGTTATTGAAGAAGTTAATAGGGAAGAAGACATCATGCCTGTTAAATTTACCTTCACAGAGTTTGCAGATTTAGCTCAATACATGGACGACAAAAGCAAGTCTGTAG ACGTTCTGGGAGTTGTAATCAGTTCATTAGAGAAGAAAACGATAACTAAGAACTCCAAACAGTCAAATGTTCAGAAATTTGTCCTCCTTAATGAACA GTCTCAAACAGTGATGCTATCTTTGTGGGATAACTTTTTGAACAATGAAAGACAGATTTTATTGAATACCATTCAGGCCTATCCAGTTGTCATCGGCCGCAGATTAAAAGTTAACAACTACAATG GAGTTTCACTCTCTACCTGGTTTGATTCTGCACTTCTTGTTGACCCACCCATACAGGAAGCAAGAGAGTTGAAGAATTG GGCAATGAGAAATACTAAATTAATTGCAAGCCTGATTGAAACAAAGAGTTACATCAAATACAATCCTGAACTCTTTTTGAAAGCAGACCAAAAGACTACTTTAATCTGTAATGTTTCTCTGTCACAGAAG ACTACGCTGGTCAAGGCAAAAATCTCTTTTGAGCACATTTTCCAGAAATATTGGTATATGAGCTGTGGAAAATGCAACTGCGCTACTGCAGCAGACTACGACATTGAGTTTACCTGCAATTCATGCAAGCAGAAGAGTCCTGTTGTGCCCAG ATGTCGGTTCGACGTTGATTTAAGTGATGACAGCGGAGTTATACCAGTCTCGGTCTTTGGCGACCTGGCAGAGAAGCTTCTCACCTTCACCGCCCTTGAAGCAATGGATCATTTTAACCAAGTTATTTTAGCTTCATGTGGTTGTTAG